The Spirochaetota bacterium sequence ATAAATGAACACTTATACCAGGTCCAACTTGAGCAGTATCTCCATCTATAGCTTGCATACCACATATTACCAAATCTGGTTTTGCTATTTTTCTTATACCTAATGCTAAAGCATATGAAGTAGCCCAAGTATCAGAACCAGCAAAAGCCACATCAGACAACAGATAACCCGCATCACAACCAAGCGCTAAAGCAAGCTGGATGACAGATTTCGCTTGAGGTGGTCCCATAGATATGACATTTATAATAGAATGAGGATGATCTTTTTTAATTTTAAGTGCAACTGTTAAAGCAAAGTGATCGTAAGGATTTAAAATTGATGGAACACCTGTTCTAATTAATGTCCCTGTTTGAGGATTTATTTTAACTTCAGTACTATCTGGTACTTGTTTGATACATACAAATATATTCATTATCCCTCCAATTTATTTTGCTTTAAAAACTTCACAAAGTGATTTTGATATCATATCCATATCTTGAAGTATTCCATATTGTCTTTTTTCAATTTCAGAAATATTCACCT is a genomic window containing:
- a CDS encoding electron transfer flavoprotein subunit beta/FixA family protein gives rise to the protein MNIFVCIKQVPDSTEVKINPQTGTLIRTGVPSILNPYDHFALTVALKIKKDHPHSIINVISMGPPQAKSVIQLALALGCDAGYLLSDVAFAGSDTWATSYALALGIRKIAKPDLVICGMQAIDGDTAQVGPGISVHLSIPVISFCDEINVKGRKLEARRHIDDGYDIVECDLPCVVTMVKPKDFELPYPSFVDIFNATSKKFVVMNANDINADLSKIGLKGSPTQVSKIYPPKKETNTVFINTTSVEAASKILDIMKQENFIK